The following proteins are encoded in a genomic region of Peromyscus maniculatus bairdii isolate BWxNUB_F1_BW_parent chromosome 12, HU_Pman_BW_mat_3.1, whole genome shotgun sequence:
- the LOC143268132 gene encoding uncharacterized protein LOC143268132 isoform X1, which translates to MRRAASRAHAALLPKLQSGERTGQKGVDPGNGRKERPLRVGCPDPRGTSLEWEAAPAALNRLKCCERPPVLPGLRPDTEWTPPPESQHPAPPRHPASGILHRRRYPATSRSSSVPRLPRNNPQDASKEKVMELSYPGFCWGATKSHKHRCSDTKQILSNGSCNIKRDQYIMKWFNI; encoded by the exons ATGCGCAGAGCAGCCAGCCGCGCCCACGCCGCGCTACTACCAAAGTTGCAAAGCGGGGAGCGGACTGGTCAGAAAGGTGTCGATCCCGGCAACGGAAGAAAAGAAAGACCGCTCCGCGTTGGCTGCCCGGACCCGCGAGGAACCTCGCTCGAGTGGGAAGCGGCTCCCGCTGCTCTAAATCGGCTGAAGTGCTGCGAGCGTCCTCCTGTCCTACCCGGGCTGCGTCCTGACACCGAGTGGACTCCGCCCCCGGAGTCCCAGCATCCTGCACCTCCCCGGCATCCTGCATCGGGCATCCTGCATCGCAGGAGGTATCCGGCCACCTCCCGCTCCTCGTCGGTTCCTCGCCTGCCCAG aaacaaCCCCCAAGATGCCTCCAAAGAGAAAGTAATGGAACTTAGCTACCCAGGCTTCTGTTGGGGAGCCACTAAGTCTCACAAACATCGATGCTCAGATACTAAACAAATATTGTCAAATGGAAGTTGCAATATAAAAAGAGACCAGTACATCATGAAATGgtttaacatttga
- the LOC143268132 gene encoding uncharacterized protein LOC143268132 isoform X2: MRRAASRAHAALLPKLQSGERTGQKGVDPGNGRKERPLRVGCPDPRGTSLEWEAAPAALNRLKCCERPPVLPGLRPDTEWTPPPESQHPAPPRHPASGILHRRRYPATSRSSSVPRLPRRSGSEWTVSFQKGQRWKPPTMQPTE; this comes from the exons ATGCGCAGAGCAGCCAGCCGCGCCCACGCCGCGCTACTACCAAAGTTGCAAAGCGGGGAGCGGACTGGTCAGAAAGGTGTCGATCCCGGCAACGGAAGAAAAGAAAGACCGCTCCGCGTTGGCTGCCCGGACCCGCGAGGAACCTCGCTCGAGTGGGAAGCGGCTCCCGCTGCTCTAAATCGGCTGAAGTGCTGCGAGCGTCCTCCTGTCCTACCCGGGCTGCGTCCTGACACCGAGTGGACTCCGCCCCCGGAGTCCCAGCATCCTGCACCTCCCCGGCATCCTGCATCGGGCATCCTGCATCGCAGGAGGTATCCGGCCACCTCCCGCTCCTCGTCGGTTCCTCGCCTGCCCAG gCGGTCAGGCTCAGAGTGGACTGTGAGCTTTCAAAAAGGACAAAGATGGAAGCCACCAACAATGCAGCCAACCGAATGA